In Lagopus muta isolate bLagMut1 chromosome 6, bLagMut1 primary, whole genome shotgun sequence, one DNA window encodes the following:
- the ANGEL1 gene encoding protein angel homolog 1 isoform X1, protein MIGTVLCYVLLPAVRLLRALRDAFFTCRKNVLLAKSTSTQIEGIFAATRGKLVQEEQEALLQQWLEEGAGSSSASESAPVVGNVSAASTSTWLEGSELLMSSLSDLNSAPEVVWCANQQLTELCALTSSELQDHAETKLEKLPAEETVAVVGSAPWAALVPHADPQIAGCATISVEGLNEDPAVLAWSLTGGTEMVPTELPAWPAQDAVQFCPLPAEVPYHEILWRDWEDLSVQPCELELGSKKNPIFEFRVMSYNILAQDLVEQGHALYLHCHPDILNWDYRLPNILQEIQHWDPDVLCLQEVQENHYREQLEPAFVKMGFACFYKRRTGRKTDGCAVCYKQSRFQLITVSPIEYFRPGLDVLNRDNVGLVLLLQPLLPEGLDLKAVSPLCVANTHVLFNPRRGDIKLAQMALLLAEIDKIAKTAEGQYYPVILCGDLNSVPDSPLYKFIRNGQLSYQGMPAWKVSGQEDLSQQLHSRKLLSPLWPSSLGVTDNCQYVTVCQPKKQGRRKYSRDFLLQFHFCDVACERPPELVFLEGVTDAKPDPPPYWPKNTAPVNDPDLQMFIPRSAGVIRHGLNLTSVYSHFLPQRGRPEVTTMPMGLGATVDYIFYSAEPVMNGNRGGRRLYRDGVLKLLGRLSLLSEDILLLANGLPNPFCSSDHLCLLASFGLEISSLGEG, encoded by the exons ATGATCGGCACCGTGCTCTGCTACGTGCTGCTGCCGGCGGTGCGGCTCCTCCGGGCCCTGCGAG ATGCTTTCTTTACCTGTCGAAAGAATGTGCTTCTGGCGAAGAGCACGTCCACCCAGATAGAAGGCATCTTTGCTGCAACCAGAGGAAAGTTGGTCCAAGAAGAGCAAgaagccctgctccagcagtggcTGGAGGAAGGAGCGGGGAGTTCATCAGCCAGTGAGAGTGCTCCAGTAGTGGGAAACGTATCGGCTGCATCCACCAGCACCTGGTTAGAAGGTTCAGAGCTATTGATGAGTAGCCTTAGTGACCTGAATTCAGCTCCAGAAGTCGTGTGGTGTGCCAATCAGCAGctcacagagctgtgtgcctTGACTTCTTCAGAACTGCAAGATCATGCAGAGACTAAACTGGAAAAATTACCAGCAGAGGAAACAGTGGCTGTAGTAGGCAGTGCACCTTGGGCAGCTCTGGTGCCACACGCGGATCCCCAGATAGCTGGCTGTGCCACTATCAGTGTAGAAGGGCTGAATGAAGACCCGGCGGTGCTGGCGTGGAGTTTAACAGGTGGCACAGAGATGGTGCCAACGGAGCTCCCTGCCTGGCCTGCTCAGGATGCTGTGCAATTCTGTCCTCTCCCAGCAGAAGTACCCTACCATG AGATTTTATGGAGAGACTGGGAGGATCTTTCTGTCCAGCCTTGTGAGCTAGAATTGGGctcaaaaaaaaatcctatcttTGAATTTCGTGTCATGTCTTACAACATCCTTGCCCAGGACCTGGTGGAACAGGGCCATGCTCTTTACCTGCACTGTCATCCAGACATCCTGAACTGGGACTACCGCCTTCCAAATATTTTGCAGGAGATCCAACATTGGGATCCTGAT GTTCTGTGTCTACAGGAGGTGCAAGAGAACCATTACAGGGAGCAGCTAGAACCAGCGTTCGTGAAGATGG GCTTTGCTTGCTTCTATAAACGGAGAACTGGGAGAAAGACTGATGGCTGCGCAGTGTGCTACAAGCAAAGCAGATTCCAGCTAATCACTGTCAGCCCCATCGAGTATTTCCGGCCTGGCCTGGATGTCCTCAATCGGGATAATGTGGGTTtggtgcttctgctgcagcccctgctcccagAGGGTCTTGATCTGAAGGCAGTCAGTCCTTTGTGTGTCGCCAACACACACGTGTTGTTCAATCCCCGGCGGGGAGATATCAAACTTGCCCAGATGGCCTTGCTCCTAGCAGAGATTGACAAGATTGCAAAAACTGCTGAAGGTCAGTACTATCCTGTCATCCTGTGTGGCGACCTGAACTCTGTACCTGACTCACCGCTTTACAAATTCATCCGGAATGGTCAACTTTCCTACCAGGGAATGCCAGCCTGGAAG GTGTCTGGTCAGGAAGACCTTTCCCAACAGCTGCATTCTCGGAAACTGCTGTCCCCGCTGTGGCCGAGCTCACTGGGTGTAACAGACAACTGCCAGTATGTTACTGTGTGCCAGCCAAAGAAACAGG GCAGACGTAAGTACAGCCGAGACTTCCTGCTCCAGTTCCATTTTTGTGATGTTGCTTGTGAACGACCACCAGAGCTGGTCTTCTTGGAAGGTGTGACAGATGCTAAACCAG ACCCCCCTCCATACTGGCCCAAGAACACTGCTCCAGTGAATGACCCTGATCTCCAGATGTTCATCCCAAG GTCTGCAGGTGTTATCCGGCACGGCCTCAACCTGACCTCTGTCTACAGCCATTTCCTGCCACAGAGGGGACGCCCGGAGGTCACAACTATGCCCATGGGGCTTGGTGCCACTGTTGATTATATCTTCTACTCAGCAGAGCCTGTGATGAATGGAAACAGAGGAG GTCGCAGGCTGTACAGAGATGGAGTCCTAAAGCTGCTTGGCcgcctttcccttctctctgaAGACATCCTGTTGCTGGCAAATGGCTTACCAAATCCATTTTGTTCATCTGATCATCTCTGCTTGCTGGCTAGCTTTGGCTTGGAGATCTCCAGCCTCGGAGAGGGTTAG
- the ANGEL1 gene encoding protein angel homolog 1 isoform X2 gives MSSLSDLNSAPEVVWCANQQLTELCALTSSELQDHAETKLEKLPAEETVAVVGSAPWAALVPHADPQIAGCATISVEGLNEDPAVLAWSLTGGTEMVPTELPAWPAQDAVQFCPLPAEVPYHEILWRDWEDLSVQPCELELGSKKNPIFEFRVMSYNILAQDLVEQGHALYLHCHPDILNWDYRLPNILQEIQHWDPDVLCLQEVQENHYREQLEPAFVKMGFACFYKRRTGRKTDGCAVCYKQSRFQLITVSPIEYFRPGLDVLNRDNVGLVLLLQPLLPEGLDLKAVSPLCVANTHVLFNPRRGDIKLAQMALLLAEIDKIAKTAEGQYYPVILCGDLNSVPDSPLYKFIRNGQLSYQGMPAWKVSGQEDLSQQLHSRKLLSPLWPSSLGVTDNCQYVTVCQPKKQGRRKYSRDFLLQFHFCDVACERPPELVFLEGVTDAKPDPPPYWPKNTAPVNDPDLQMFIPRSAGVIRHGLNLTSVYSHFLPQRGRPEVTTMPMGLGATVDYIFYSAEPVMNGNRGGRRLYRDGVLKLLGRLSLLSEDILLLANGLPNPFCSSDHLCLLASFGLEISSLGEG, from the exons ATGAGTAGCCTTAGTGACCTGAATTCAGCTCCAGAAGTCGTGTGGTGTGCCAATCAGCAGctcacagagctgtgtgcctTGACTTCTTCAGAACTGCAAGATCATGCAGAGACTAAACTGGAAAAATTACCAGCAGAGGAAACAGTGGCTGTAGTAGGCAGTGCACCTTGGGCAGCTCTGGTGCCACACGCGGATCCCCAGATAGCTGGCTGTGCCACTATCAGTGTAGAAGGGCTGAATGAAGACCCGGCGGTGCTGGCGTGGAGTTTAACAGGTGGCACAGAGATGGTGCCAACGGAGCTCCCTGCCTGGCCTGCTCAGGATGCTGTGCAATTCTGTCCTCTCCCAGCAGAAGTACCCTACCATG AGATTTTATGGAGAGACTGGGAGGATCTTTCTGTCCAGCCTTGTGAGCTAGAATTGGGctcaaaaaaaaatcctatcttTGAATTTCGTGTCATGTCTTACAACATCCTTGCCCAGGACCTGGTGGAACAGGGCCATGCTCTTTACCTGCACTGTCATCCAGACATCCTGAACTGGGACTACCGCCTTCCAAATATTTTGCAGGAGATCCAACATTGGGATCCTGAT GTTCTGTGTCTACAGGAGGTGCAAGAGAACCATTACAGGGAGCAGCTAGAACCAGCGTTCGTGAAGATGG GCTTTGCTTGCTTCTATAAACGGAGAACTGGGAGAAAGACTGATGGCTGCGCAGTGTGCTACAAGCAAAGCAGATTCCAGCTAATCACTGTCAGCCCCATCGAGTATTTCCGGCCTGGCCTGGATGTCCTCAATCGGGATAATGTGGGTTtggtgcttctgctgcagcccctgctcccagAGGGTCTTGATCTGAAGGCAGTCAGTCCTTTGTGTGTCGCCAACACACACGTGTTGTTCAATCCCCGGCGGGGAGATATCAAACTTGCCCAGATGGCCTTGCTCCTAGCAGAGATTGACAAGATTGCAAAAACTGCTGAAGGTCAGTACTATCCTGTCATCCTGTGTGGCGACCTGAACTCTGTACCTGACTCACCGCTTTACAAATTCATCCGGAATGGTCAACTTTCCTACCAGGGAATGCCAGCCTGGAAG GTGTCTGGTCAGGAAGACCTTTCCCAACAGCTGCATTCTCGGAAACTGCTGTCCCCGCTGTGGCCGAGCTCACTGGGTGTAACAGACAACTGCCAGTATGTTACTGTGTGCCAGCCAAAGAAACAGG GCAGACGTAAGTACAGCCGAGACTTCCTGCTCCAGTTCCATTTTTGTGATGTTGCTTGTGAACGACCACCAGAGCTGGTCTTCTTGGAAGGTGTGACAGATGCTAAACCAG ACCCCCCTCCATACTGGCCCAAGAACACTGCTCCAGTGAATGACCCTGATCTCCAGATGTTCATCCCAAG GTCTGCAGGTGTTATCCGGCACGGCCTCAACCTGACCTCTGTCTACAGCCATTTCCTGCCACAGAGGGGACGCCCGGAGGTCACAACTATGCCCATGGGGCTTGGTGCCACTGTTGATTATATCTTCTACTCAGCAGAGCCTGTGATGAATGGAAACAGAGGAG GTCGCAGGCTGTACAGAGATGGAGTCCTAAAGCTGCTTGGCcgcctttcccttctctctgaAGACATCCTGTTGCTGGCAAATGGCTTACCAAATCCATTTTGTTCATCTGATCATCTCTGCTTGCTGGCTAGCTTTGGCTTGGAGATCTCCAGCCTCGGAGAGGGTTAG